From a region of the Helianthus annuus cultivar XRQ/B chromosome 5, HanXRQr2.0-SUNRISE, whole genome shotgun sequence genome:
- the LOC110940271 gene encoding uncharacterized protein LOC110940271, with protein sequence MTRRSGSCFRCCLVVLAVISALCVSGPALYWKLKREPTSSISCTPCICDSPPPLSLIKLAPGLVNLSVTDCGKDDPDLKEEMEKQFVDLLSSELKLQKTVGEEHIRHMNITFGEARRVASQYQKEAEKCNTATETCEQAREQAEALTRQEKKMTSLWERRARELGWEGE encoded by the exons ATGACAAGACGATCTGGGTCTTGTTTCAGGTGTTGTCTGGTCGTTTTGGCAGTGATTTCAGCATTGTGTGTATCCGGACCAGCTCTTTATTGGAAGCTCAAAAGGGAACCCACTTCTTCCATCTCTTGTACTCCCTGCATCTGTGATAGTCCCCCTCCTCTCTCCCTTATTAAGCTTGCTCCTG GCTTGGTCAACCTTTCTGTAACAG ATTGTGGGAAAGATGATCCGGATCTCAAAGAAGAAATGGAGAAGCAATTTGTGGATTTACTATCATCAGAACTAAAGTTACAGAAAACAGTCGGTGAAGAACACATTCGCCATATGAATATCACATTTGGTGAAGCAAGAAGGGTGGCTTCACAGTATCAAAAAGAGGCTGAGAAATGCAACACTGCCACTGAAACATGTGAGCAAGCAAGAGAGCAAGCCGAGGCTTTAACGAGACAAGAAAAAAAGATGACGTCTTTATGGGAGCGGCGCGCTCGTGAACTTGGTTGGGAAGGAGAATAA